TTAAGGGAGCACAGCCGGTATCTATACCTACGGTGAGAAAATCAAGTGCGAAAAAGTCTGCAACCAGGAAAGGCCCAGGCAAAAAGCGAACTGCCAGTAAAACGAAGTAGTTCAATTATATACCTATTCCAATTAAAACTAAAGAAGGCTTTAAGTTGTTAAACTTAAAGCCTTCTTATACCTGCTATTCCAGAACAGCAGCTACCGGAATATTATAAACCGTATCATAGATCATCTTGGCGCCGGTAAAAGTTGGCTGATCGTCTTCTTCACCATTTGTATGATCATTGTCCAGTCGCCAGCTGAACATTCCCCCCAGTCCTGCATTCATGGCATATTGGGTCCATGCCTGCACATCAGGAAGCGAGGTTGTATACTGCCCAATTTCAGTAGATACCCCCCCTTGCAAAAGCCGGGGATTAATGCCTGCATTCAGCCAGATCTGCGCATCGGCAGGTGTGCCTTGAGCAGAATAATCCTGCAGTTCAATTTTATCTACATATTCATTAAATACGGCTACCGCATTGTTTCCATACAGACCGCTGGGGCCCTGGTCGGGCCATGGCACCGAAACGGCAATTCCCAAACCGGCGGGTTTAAACACAGGGCTTAACTGTTGTACAAAATCACAAACAGCACTCATCCCAGAACTCTCTGCATCTATGGATATCCCACGGTATTTATTAGCAACCAACCAGGACGCAATGTACTTGCTAGAACGGTTATTATATTGATTATTGTCCTGAACGGCTTCAGGAATAAGGGGATCTGTAAGGCTGGAAAAAATTATTGCACCAGGGGCCTGCATGGCTATTTGTCCTTTAACAGCATCTGTATAAGGGCCGGGCATCTCTACCGTGTACCCACCAGATGTATTAGCCGTCAGGTTCCCAAAAGCCAGGTTATACCGGGTGGCATACTTCAAAGGCACTATTCCGTTTATTAAATTATTCAATCCAAGTTCATTCCAGGTATCATACCAGGTGGTAATCTCAAATGGCGCGTTATTATCATTCATATTTTTTTAAGATTTATACTTTTTAAAATTCAATTACTCGTTATCATTCATATTTGCGCAATTGCTCAGGTTAACTGATACGCTATCTTAATGGTATCCTGTGCAGGATTGGCCAGTTGATACAAAAGCACATCACCCTGGTTTACAGGAATATTATTTTCACCCAGGGCGATGGGTGTAACGGCCCCTCCCTGGTGCCATACCTCAATCAATTCTGCCTGGGCAGATCCATATTCATAAAATACCCAAAGGTTGCCGGCCGTTGGAACAACCACAGCCACAGACCCAACGGTAAACTCATTGGTTACCATAATCCAATAAGAGGCAGGAAATGCATTGCTGCCCGCTGCTTTTAATTGGATTGTATCTTTCAGTTCTTTTAATTTTCCGGCGATCTCAATTGTACTCATATCATTTAATTTTAAAGTTGAATTACAAAATCTACACTTTGAAATTACAATAACGAATAAGCGAATTGCAACCTGAAAACAGGGTTTTTAAAAGTGGTTTCGAGGTAGGTAATTCCTTCTGGAGGATTTATGTTTGGAGTTATCTTATTGGTGCCTTTAGATACCGGCCCCAGGCTGCTATTACAGCCAGGAGTGCAAATATGATGTTTACAGATATCACAGCTCCTTCGCCCCTGGCGATGTGAAAAATGCCGGCACATACCATCAATATTACAGCTCCAATAGCCGCAACTATTGTAAGCCTGGGGCGTATTCGAAATGCTGTTGGAAGTATCAGGATCGGGCAAGTTTTGGAGAAAGAACAAGCTATGGCTATACCCCGCTCAATTTTTTTTCTGGCGCTTGTGCTCATACTGGCAACTACGACAAACGATGGGGATGCTGGTGTGTATTCACCAGGGAATTTAACAAAATGTTATTGCTGTATGGCGACCGCGCTAACCCGGGCTCGCTGTGGGGAGCGGCGCTCGCTGCAAAAAAAGCCGATACGGGACTATAAAAGCCCCGTATCGGCTTTTGGCAGATCTGCTGCAATTACCTAGCCTGGCTGTTTCACCAGGTGCAATGTCACCATATTTCTACCCTGAACAACCTGTATAAAATAGGTACCTGGCATATAGTTGCCGCCAATTTGTAATGATCCGTTGGCCCCTGCTGTATGCGTTTCTATTACCCGGCCCGTGCTATTTATGATGCGCAAAGTAACAGGTTGTTTGTCGTTGCTACGGATAGTTATAGTGAAGTACTGGCTGGAAGGATTTGGCAACGCATGCACGTGTAAACCATTTGCGCTTTTGTCTGTCTCGCAGGATTCATTTTCATCCTTCCCATTATGGTTGCCCACCTCTGGCCAATAGAAATGCTTTCCTTCACCCGGCACAACCACCTTAACCACTTTAGTACCTGTGTTGCCGGAGTTGTCTTTTGTCTTGATCGATATAAAATATATTCTTTCCTTACCGCGTTCATTAAGCTCGCTCCTCAATAACAAATGGTGATCATCGAGGACAGTCCAGTCCGGACGATTCCCGGTTAGCTGCCCGTTACTTGTTACGGATAAAGAGTTATCGGCCACCCCGCAATTATCTGTTACTTTATAAAAGACCCTTACTTTTTTCATCATATGATCGGGAGGCCATAAAAAAGGCGGAATGGCAAAAGCGTCGCTGATCACCGGGCTTAAAGTATCCACCACCGTTACCACGGCCGAATCCGCTGCGCTGTTCCCATTTCTGTCGGTCACAGTTAAAGTAACTTTATTAGGCCCGGTATTTTCGCAGGTAAAGCTGCTGTGATCGAGCGCAAATTGTACCGGCCCGCAATTGACAAAGGAGCCGTTGTTCACCTCCCTCGGCATTACTTCAGCTATACCACTTTCATTCAGATACGCCGTTGTATTTTTCGCTTTTGCTACAGGCAATGGATTAATTTCCAGATTGACAATATTGTTACTGGTAACGGCCGGGTTGCTGGAAACCATTTTTATATCATACTGGTTACCGAACCTTAGGCTATCCGGCAGGGTAACGTTTATTACTCTACCCGTGGTGGCGGTATCTGATCCAATGACTTTATTTATAAAGGAATTGTCTATATTATGATAACCCAACAGAACTGTAAAAACATTTCCCGGTTCAAATATTCCTGTTGTGGTATAGGTCACCGCTAATTTTGACCCTGAACAAACGGTTGTGGAAGCGGCGCTTATGGTAATAGCGTTATCTGCTGCCGGCGTGTATTCCCAAAAATCGTTCAGGAATTCATTGTTTATATCCCCAAACCCAAAATAGCCATTGTCTCCAATACTGAAAGCAGTGCCGTTCTGCCTGGCACGCCCCGGGAAAGCTGCCCTTGGCGCCCATGTGTCAGAAACAGCATTATAAAGCCACAGTACATTGCTGTCGGTAAGCACGTATCCTTTATCCTTAATGTTGAAAGCATAATTAATTCCTCCGATATGTGGGGTTTGCTTTTGGGTCCAGGTATTGGTACCGGCGTT
The Niastella koreensis GR20-10 genome window above contains:
- a CDS encoding DoxX family protein, with translation MSTSARKKIERGIAIACSFSKTCPILILPTAFRIRPRLTIVAAIGAVILMVCAGIFHIARGEGAVISVNIIFALLAVIAAWGRYLKAPIR